In Lysinibacillus sp. 2017, the DNA window TTACAACGATTCAAAAGCTACAAATGTGCTTGCAACAAAGAGTGCATTAGCAGCATTTAAACAACCGATTGTATTACTTGCTGGTGGGTTAGATCGTGGTCATTCATTTGAAGAGTTGCGTGAAGAAATGTCAGGTGTAAAAGCGGTTGTTGCATTCGGTGAAACAGCCTTACGTTTTATTGAGTTCGCGAAAACTTGTGGTATTACAAATATTGTACGTGCGATTGATGTCGAGGATGCTGTAGGTTATGCAGCAAAAGTATCAGAGCCTGGTGATATTATTTTATTATCTCCTGCATGTGCAAGTTGGGATCAGCATGCAAGCTTTGAAATTCGAGGGGATTTATTTATCGATCGTGTTATGAAACTTTCTTAAGAAAGGATAGTCTCACTGTCACAACCATTAAGACGATGGTTTTTTGCAAGTGCGTTTAGTTTATCATTAGTCGGGATTTTGTTTATTTATTCGGCAGGTACGTATTGGGGTGTTGTCCATTACGATGGACAAACTCCCTTCTATGTAAAACAAAGTATTTATTTCCTCCTTGCGGTAGTTTGCTGTGTGCTATTTATGAATGTAAAATGGCTACAAAATGAAAAGGTATGGCGTATTTTATACTTGTTATCTGTCGTTTTATTAATTGGTGTTTTAATTCCTGGTGTGGGGATTGTACGAAATGGTTCACAAAGTTGGATTGGGGTCGGCTCTTTAACCGTGCAACCAGCTGAATTAGCGAAAGTGACAACGCTTATTTATTTAAGTATTTTACTCGCTGCAAGAAAGAGTGGACAGCGAATTGTAAGATTGTCGCATTTTATCGTACTACTCATTCCATCTGCTTTAATAATGTTGCAACCTGATTTTGGTGCGGTATTTATTTTAGTAGTGACGGCCTTTTTGTTATTCTTTTTAGCACAATATCCAATAAAGTTATTTGTATTGTTTCTCTTACTGGGAATGGGGGGGCTTGTCGGTTTAATTGCGGCTGCACCGTATCGATTAAAGCGTATTGAAGCCTTTTTAAACCCGTGGGCAGATTCGTTGGGAAGCGGCTTTCAAGCGGTACAATCATTGCTTGCAATTGGACCAGCCGGATTGTTTGGGCAT includes these proteins:
- a CDS encoding FtsW/RodA/SpoVE family cell cycle protein — its product is MVSLSQPLRRWFFASAFSLSLVGILFIYSAGTYWGVVHYDGQTPFYVKQSIYFLLAVVCCVLFMNVKWLQNEKVWRILYLLSVVLLIGVLIPGVGIVRNGSQSWIGVGSLTVQPAELAKVTTLIYLSILLAARKSGQRIVRLSHFIVLLIPSALIMLQPDFGAVFILVVTAFLLFFLAQYPIKLFVLFLLLGMGGLVGLIAAAPYRLKRIEAFLNPWADSLGSGFQAVQSLLAIGPAGLFGHGLLKSRQKYLYLPEPQNDFIFSIILEEIGLVGGMGLLLIFACFLICGYKLALQCHKVLHFYVISALTTMIAVQACLNIGVVINLLPVTGVTLPFISYGGTSLLVIWLTVALILNFSLE